CCCAGGTCGGCCGCACGCAGGCGGTCGATGTTGACGCGCATCTGCGGGCGGGTTTCCTTGTAATCAGAGTCCGGGCCGACCAGGCCGGGATTGGATTCCATGCGCTGCAGAATGCGATCGCGCCATTGCGCGATTTCCGCATAATCCGGCCCGCCCAGCACAAGCTGGAACGGCTGGCCGCGGCTCCGCACCAGGCCGCCGCTGACCTGCGTGCGCGCACGCACGCCACTGAGCACATTGAGTTTTTGTTGCAGTTCGTCGGCCACTTCGGTGGTCGGGCGGGTGCGCTTTTCCCAGTCCTGCAGAAATACGCTGACGCGGCCGGTATGCATTTCCTCGCTGCTGCCGAAGCCGCCGGGCACGCGCGGGTTGGCGCGCACGATGGGTTTGTCCGGGCCGACGTACGGACGCAGGATGTCTTCGACCTGATGCATCTGGCCCACGGTGTAATCGAAACCGGCGCCCTCGGGGCCGTCGATCATGATCTGGAAATTGCCGCGGTCTTCGGCCGGCGCCAGCTCGGAGGGAATGCGGCCCATCAGCCATGCGCTTGCGCCCAGCGCCAGCAGCATCAGCAACGCAAACACCCAGGTGCGTTGCACGTGGCGCTCCAGCGAGCGGCCGTACGCAGCGGACACCGCCTGCATGCGCCCATCGAACCATTGGTGGAAGCGATTGGGCTTGGCCAGCCCGTGCGCGCGCAGCAACTTGGACGACATCATCGGCGTCAGCGTCAGCGCCACGAAGGCCGAGATCGCCACCGCCGCCGCCAGCGCCACTGCCAACTCGCGGAACAGCCGCCCGGTGTTGCCTTCCAGAAAGCCCACCGGCAGGAACACCGCCACCAGCACCGCCGTGGTCGCAATCACCGCGAACGCGACCTGTGCGGTGCCGCGCTTGGCGGCCACCAGCGGCGGCTCGCCCAGGTCGATGCGGCGCTGGATGTTTTCCACCACCACGATGGCATCGTCCACCACCAGGCCGATACACAGCACCAGCGCCAGCAAGGTGAGCAGGTTGATCGAGAAATCGAAGGCATACAGCGCGATGAATGCGGCAATCAGGCACACCGGCACCGTCACCGCCGGAATCAGCGCCGCACGTGCGCTGCCCAGGAACACCCAGATCACCACCAGCACCAGCACCACCGCCTCGACCAGCGTGTGATAGACGCGTTCCACCGCCGCGTCGATGAAGGTGGTGGTGTCGAAGGCGACGAAGATATTGGTGCCCTGCGGCAGCGATTTCTGCACTTCTTCGGCTTGCGCGCGTGCCTCGCGCGCCACGTCCAGCGCATTGGCGGTGGAATTGCGCACGATGCCCAGGCCGACGTTGGGCACGCCATTGCTCTGGAAATACGCGCGCCGCTCGGCCGAGGTGAGTTCCACCTTGGCCACATCGCCCAGCCGTACCACGTAACCGCCCTCGCCCTTGTTCAACGGCAACTTGGCGAAGTCTTCGGGCTTGAGGTAACTGCGCTCCACCCGCAGGGTGAAGTCGCGCTGCGCCGATTCGATGCTGCCGGCCGGCAATTCCACGTTCTCGTTCTGCAGCGCGGCTTCCACATCGGCAACCGTGAGCGCGCGTGCGGCCAGTTGGTCGCGGTCCAGCCAGATGCGCATGGCGTAGCGCTGGCGGCCGCCGATGCGCACCTGCGCCACGCCATCCAGGCTGGAAAAGCGGTCGACGACATAGCGCTCGGCATAGTCGGACAGCTGCAGCGTGTCCATCGTGCTGGAGCTCATGTTGAGCCACAGGATGGGGTCCGCGTCGGCCTCGACCTTGGAAATCTCCGGCGGGCGCGCCTGGTCGGGCATGCGATCGGAGACGCGGCTGACCGCATCGCGCACATCGTTGGCAGCCGCTTCCACATCGCGCGATTGCGCGAATTCGATGCTGATGTCCGAAGAACCATTGCGGCTGCGCGCCTCGATGGTGGCGATGCCCTCGATGCCGGCCAGCGCGTCTTCCAGCACCTGGGTGATGCGGCTTTCCACCACGGCGGCCGAGGCGCCGGTGTATTCCACATCCACCGAGACGATGGGCGGGTCGATCGCCGGCAGTTCGCGCAAGGTGAGCCGGGTGAACGACATCACCCCCAGCACGATCAGCAACAGGCTCATGACCACCGCCATCACCGGGCGGGTAATGGACAGGTCGGAGAGTTTCATCGTGCGGCCTGCGGGGCGGCCCGCGCCGGTGCCGGCTGGTCGGCGACCTTCAGGCCGGGCCGCAGCTTGCCGGTGCCATCCACCACGATGCGCTCACCGGCCTTGAGGCCTTCGAGAATTTCCACCTTGCCATCGCGGCGCTCGCCCAGACGCACGTCGGCGCGCTCCACGCTGCTGTCGGGCTTGACCCGGAACACGTACGATTCGCGCCCCACCTGCACCACCGCGATTTCCGGGATCACCACCGCCTGCCGCGCCGGCTGGAACAGCCGCACATCCAGCAGCATGCCCGGACGCAGCCGGCGATCGTCGTTGGGGAAATTCGCGCGCACCGTGACCGAACGCGTGGTCTCGTCGATCCGCGAATCGATCGCCGCCACCTCGCCTTCGAAACGCGCCCCCGGATACGCCGCCGCAGTGCCGTTGACGGTATT
The window above is part of the Xanthomonas campestris pv. badrii genome. Proteins encoded here:
- a CDS encoding efflux RND transporter permease subunit, encoding MKLSDLSITRPVMAVVMSLLLIVLGVMSFTRLTLRELPAIDPPIVSVDVEYTGASAAVVESRITQVLEDALAGIEGIATIEARSRNGSSDISIEFAQSRDVEAAANDVRDAVSRVSDRMPDQARPPEISKVEADADPILWLNMSSSTMDTLQLSDYAERYVVDRFSSLDGVAQVRIGGRQRYAMRIWLDRDQLAARALTVADVEAALQNENVELPAGSIESAQRDFTLRVERSYLKPEDFAKLPLNKGEGGYVVRLGDVAKVELTSAERRAYFQSNGVPNVGLGIVRNSTANALDVAREARAQAEEVQKSLPQGTNIFVAFDTTTFIDAAVERVYHTLVEAVVLVLVVIWVFLGSARAALIPAVTVPVCLIAAFIALYAFDFSINLLTLLALVLCIGLVVDDAIVVVENIQRRIDLGEPPLVAAKRGTAQVAFAVIATTAVLVAVFLPVGFLEGNTGRLFRELAVALAAAVAISAFVALTLTPMMSSKLLRAHGLAKPNRFHQWFDGRMQAVSAAYGRSLERHVQRTWVFALLMLLALGASAWLMGRIPSELAPAEDRGNFQIMIDGPEGAGFDYTVGQMHQVEDILRPYVGPDKPIVRANPRVPGGFGSSEEMHTGRVSVFLQDWEKRTRPTTEVADELQQKLNVLSGVRARTQVSGGLVRSRGQPFQLVLGGPDYAEIAQWRDRILQRMESNPGLVGPDSDYKETRPQMRVNIDRLRAADLGVPVTAIGGALEAMMGSRRVTTFVDNGEEYDVMLQAGREGRMSPEDLTAIRVRSSRGELIPLSNLVSLSEVAEAGTLNRFNRLRAITITAGLAPGYPLGEAIAWAQQTAREELPDYAQVDWKGESREYQQSGSAVLLTFGMALLVVYLVLAAQFESFAHPLVIMLTVPLAVLGALVGLWLTGGTLNLFSQIGIVMLVGLAAKNGILIVEFANQLRDEGRSVHAAIVESASVRLRPILMTSIATVVGAIPLVVAGGPGSASRATIGVVVIFGVSLSTLLSLYVVPAFYSLIAPYTKSPEALARQLDALEAKTPSVGGHA